The Nesterenkonia xinjiangensis genome contains a region encoding:
- a CDS encoding class I SAM-dependent methyltransferase, whose amino-acid sequence MIDFTAEQNARTYSGRRAHPSWAEHVRGLVDPRGADVVDIGCGGGIYSRAWRDLGADSVIGVDASAPILTSAGEDHGDDPRIRFQQGDALATGLPDASADVVFARALVHHLQDLQAFTREARRLLRSGGRLIIQDRTLDDVSQPPDVDLPGGARHLRGWFFQEFPRLLEVEAARRPEAVALRQALQNSGAQVETSTVWEVRAEHADREALIADLAARTGRSILHELDDAELARLVSVVRDNLPAGPVIEADRWTLWAARIPAADSQQLDPHASAGHE is encoded by the coding sequence ATGATCGACTTCACCGCAGAGCAGAACGCCCGCACCTATTCCGGCCGCCGAGCACATCCCAGCTGGGCGGAGCACGTGCGTGGGTTGGTGGATCCCCGCGGTGCCGACGTCGTGGACATCGGCTGCGGCGGAGGGATCTACAGCCGAGCTTGGCGGGACCTCGGGGCGGACAGCGTGATCGGGGTCGATGCCAGTGCTCCTATCCTGACCAGTGCGGGCGAGGACCACGGTGACGACCCGCGGATCCGTTTCCAGCAGGGCGACGCGCTGGCGACGGGGCTGCCGGACGCCAGCGCCGACGTCGTCTTCGCCCGCGCCCTGGTCCACCACCTGCAGGACCTGCAGGCCTTCACCCGGGAGGCGCGGCGGCTGCTGCGCTCTGGCGGCAGGCTCATCATCCAGGACCGCACCCTCGACGACGTGTCCCAGCCTCCCGACGTCGACCTCCCCGGTGGGGCGCGCCACCTGCGCGGCTGGTTCTTCCAGGAGTTTCCGCGCCTGCTCGAGGTGGAGGCGGCTCGGCGGCCCGAGGCCGTCGCACTGCGCCAGGCGCTGCAGAACTCCGGCGCGCAGGTCGAGACCAGCACGGTCTGGGAGGTCCGTGCTGAGCATGCGGACCGGGAGGCGCTGATCGCTGACCTGGCCGCCCGCACCGGGCGCAGCATCCTGCATGAGCTCGACGACGCCGAGCTCGCCCGCCTGGTGTCTGTGGTGCGGGACAACCTGCCCGCAGGCCCGGTCATCGAGGCGGACCGGTGGACCCTCTGGGCGGCCCGCATTCCAGCAGCCGACTCCCAGCAGCTAGACCCCCACGCATCGGCTGGCCACGAATGA
- a CDS encoding NAD(P)H-quinone oxidoreductase, producing MRAVEFTAAGGPEVIRITEAADPVPSAGEVLIEVAASGLNRADVMQRNGVYPPPAGASPIPGLEVSGRVVAAGLGSPAAVQELVGVEVVALLAGGGYAERVVVDARHVLPVPKGVDVVDAAGLIEVAATVHSNLRGEAAAGPGDTVLVHGGTGGIGTFALQFLRALGATTLTTVGSPEKAEVARSLGADHVIDYRQEDVRARVEEITGGRGVEAILDVVGAKYLEANLKSLASGGRLVVIGLQGGRRAEIDLGLMLARRLRIIATTLRSRDAETKARIIAGVGEEVWPVIEDGGITVQTDRVFALEDATAAHEYFDSGAHTGKVLLRP from the coding sequence ATGCGAGCAGTCGAGTTCACCGCAGCAGGCGGCCCGGAAGTCATCCGCATCACCGAGGCGGCGGATCCCGTCCCCTCCGCTGGGGAGGTGCTCATCGAAGTGGCCGCCTCCGGGCTCAACCGGGCGGATGTCATGCAGCGCAATGGCGTCTACCCGCCGCCGGCCGGAGCCTCGCCCATCCCTGGTCTGGAGGTCTCGGGGCGCGTGGTCGCCGCAGGGCTGGGCAGCCCTGCGGCCGTGCAGGAGCTGGTGGGCGTAGAAGTCGTCGCGCTGCTGGCCGGCGGAGGGTACGCGGAGCGGGTCGTCGTCGACGCTCGGCATGTGCTGCCGGTGCCGAAGGGGGTCGACGTCGTCGACGCGGCCGGGCTGATCGAGGTCGCCGCCACCGTGCACTCCAACCTGCGCGGCGAGGCGGCGGCAGGTCCCGGGGACACGGTGCTCGTCCACGGGGGCACCGGCGGGATCGGCACCTTCGCGCTGCAGTTCCTGCGCGCTCTCGGCGCCACCACGCTCACCACGGTGGGCAGCCCGGAGAAGGCCGAGGTGGCGCGCAGCCTCGGGGCGGACCACGTGATCGACTACCGGCAGGAGGACGTCCGCGCCCGGGTGGAGGAGATCACCGGGGGCCGCGGGGTGGAGGCGATCCTCGACGTCGTCGGGGCCAAATATCTGGAGGCGAACCTGAAGAGTCTGGCCTCCGGGGGTCGGCTGGTGGTGATCGGGCTGCAGGGCGGCAGGAGGGCCGAGATCGACCTGGGGCTCATGCTGGCTCGCCGTCTGCGGATCATCGCGACCACGCTGCGCTCGCGTGACGCCGAGACCAAGGCTCGGATCATCGCCGGGGTGGGGGAGGAGGTCTGGCCGGTGATCGAGGACGGTGGGATCACCGTGCAGACGGACCGGGTCTTCGCCCTGGAGGATGCCACCGCCGCCCACGAGTACTTCGACAGCGGGGCCCACACCGGCAAGGTGCTGCTGCGCCCATAA